The genomic stretch TACTAAAATTTGATCTTTATCATTTAGAACCTCAAACATTGTCCTCAAATATTGTCCTATCAATTTCTGGTGTATTCTGGCTCCTACCCTATTCCTTCAAATGCATTCCTTCTCTGATAGTGTTTTGGGGAGTGACACCTTTGATTAAAAAGGAACTTAATGTTTTAGGAACCAGTGACATTCAAAGATGTGGTTGTGGAATTCAGCAAGGAAGAGTGGGGGCAACTGGACTCTGCTGTAAAGAACCTGTACAGGAGTGTGATGCTGGAAAACTTTAGGAACCTGAATTCATTGCGTAAAGGTGGTTTCTGTATGTTTACCTAATCTGTCCATTTATTAGTCTCTTCCTGCTGTTAAAAGCTATAGGACTGCTGAAGTGGCTAAGTTCACTTTTGGGTCTGGGTTCAGGTTTGCTAATATCCTTTGGACACAGTAGCAGATTTTCTGACTCATCTGGATGAAAGTCCTTTCTGATACTGAGCCAGAGATACACAAGTCTATGGTACTCTTCTGGCCTTACCCTTCAGCAGCTTAGATTACTGTGTCGGGATAGAATTATCTTCTCTATAAAAATGTCTGAAGTGTCATatatgtttgttgttgttctttttattttctccaccaACAGCACATCTACTTTCCAAACCATTTGAGAGCCTTAAGTTggagagtaagaaaaaaagatggataaTGGAGAAAGAAATACCAAGGAAGATTATTTTTGGTAAGAACCAGGTAGATATGAGGCCATAATAAGAAGCTTCTGTTTCTTAAATATACAGATAATGTGCAACCGAATCTTTGAATTGTTAGTTGGGAAGGAGATAGCAAAACCTAAACTTTGAGGGGGGGGAAGACATCATTGGCTTTTGTTCACAGGTTCTTTTTCTTATGTGGTAAAATAGTCACATAAGGTTAGGGACAGGACCACAGACACTTAAAGCTGTGTGACCTGAGAGAGCCTTTctgccagtttcctcatctgtaacatagagttaataatagtatctacctccaGGTtactgtgaggactaaatgagttgGTGTGCCTAGTACACTTAGAACAGTGCAtggtgtggccgggcgcggtggctcacacctgtaatcccagtactttggaaggccgaggcgggcggatcacgaggtcaggagattgagaccatcctggctaacacggctaagccccatctctactaaaaaatacaaaaaattagctgggtgtggtggcaggcacctgtagtcccagctactagggaggctgaggcaggagaatggtgtgaacctggaaggcggagcttgcagtgagccaagatcatgccactgcactctagcctgggcgacagagaacaGTGCATGCATGGTACATGGTAAGTGCTACATCAGTGAAAATTAGCCCACCTAACTTTGaatgttattctttattttaaagaaaataagtcaaCTTTATACTAGAGTGATTTCTAgtaattttccattttcccttttttttttttttaaactgtatcacttattttattttctggaaatggagttctcactgtgttgcccaggctggcctcaaactcctgagctcgtgatcctcctgcctcagcttccacctGGAGAATTTCTTAACTTTTGCCTTAACTCcctatcttctttatttttgtttattcctcATTCTTGTTAATACtttgtaagagaaaataaaattgtgataTTAATATAAGTTCTAGTaagtataggccgggcgcggtggctcatgcctataatcccagcactttgggaggccgaggcgggtggatcacgaggtcaggagatcgagaccacggtgaaaccccatctctactaaaaatacaaaaaattagatgggcgcagtggcaggcgcctgtagtcccagctactcgggaggctgaggcaggagaatggcgtgaacctgggaggcagagcttgcagtgagccgagatcgtgccactgcactccagcctgggcgacagcgagactccgtctcaaaaaaaaaaaaaaaaaaaaaagttctagtaagtatagaaaaataaaacaaggaataTAACTTGCTCATTACTTCAGTATCCAGAGCTATGCagtattaacatttttttaagcCATTTTCTTTGTAATGTTGTATCTCTGTGGtttctgaatatttcttttctgaaattgtggaacaattttcaaaatttttccagAATTCATCAGGAATACATCATTTTATATCCTCTTTTCATGTAACATACCATCGTGATTACCTATTTCACTAATCTTTGAAAATGTGGTTTCTAATTCCcataaaatattcaattatatcataatatatttaaCCATTCCCCCCGCCCCTCCACtgttggacatttagattgttgtCAATTTTTCAGGCATGTCTGATAACTTCCATAGGATACCCTATTAGAAGAGGAACTTGACATTAaagagtataaatatatttaattgtctTATATTATGCTAAATTGTCTTCAGAAAGGTTATACCAATTCATACTCTCACTAATAATAGAGTATTATTATCTCTTTATCATCATCCTAGCAAACACTGGGTATTATTTACCTGAATTCTTTATTAATTTGATAGGCAAattactcttttcttcctttctaaggTAAATACCCTCTGTCCCCACTCCCATTGTGCTTTGGACCTCATTTGCCCCTACCTTTTCTCACTTATATTTTCACCATTTCTGTCTAATTTTTCCATCAGCTTTTTAACCTTTTCTGGTCATTActgattttttagttttctttcaacCCTACATCCTCCTCTAGCTATTACTCTCTTTCTTACCTCCTCTTTGTAGCCAAACTTCTCAAAGTACTTTatacttgtttttctcatttcctcaCCTCCTATTCCATACCCCATTTCAATTTAGCTCTTACCCCAGATATTCACCTGAAACAGTTGTTGCTGAAGTTTTTAATGACTTCATGTAGCTAACTCCAGTAGATATTTTTGAGACATTCCTTATCTCACTTGAATTCTCAGCAGCAAGTTACACTGTTAACTATGCCTCTTTCTTAAAACATGTTTAGATTCTCGTAATACTTCTGATTTTCCTCTTTGGTTGGCTATTCTATCTCTGTCTTTTTCAGACTTAGCTTTCTCTAGCTATCTGATAAATTTCAGAGTTTGTCAACATTTAGTCTTGTTTTGTCTTCTCTTCTTGCTCTTTTCTTCCCTAGTTTATTACATCCACAactaaaacttaaattatttcacatatatagGGATTTACAGATGTATATCCTTAGCTCAGACTTTTTCTCTGGAGATTTATATATGCTATGACATTTCTCTGGGATATCTTAAAGATGCCTTAAATTCCATGAAAccaaagtctgatttttttttccctttctactCTTCTATTATTCCCTGAGTAAATGACACTGCCCTCTACCTAGTTACACAAGATACAGTTTAACTATTCTTGACACAACTTCTTCTCCTTCACTTCTCTAATATTTGTTCCTATTTTACTTCTCCATTATCTCTTGAATGTCTCCACTTTTGTCCAACTGCAGTGCTGCTTTGCTAGTCTAGgtaccatcatctctcacctgaacCACCACCTTGGCATACTTCTTAGCTCTATTATTATTGCCGCAACTCCAATCTTGGAACCATACTGCAACCAAGGAGATCAGATTTTGTGATCTGCATTTTTCAAATACTATATTGATTTCAGTATTGTTTATTTCACAACGTTCTATTCTCTGCCTACTTCTCCAATTTCATCTTGCACCACATCCTCCCCTCATTCTTTATACTCAAGCCACACCTATCTACTTTCAGCAAATCAACATCAAATATATATTAAGCATCTATATACTGTGTCCTAAGCACTCTCACAGGTGTTGGTGTGCAGCAGAGAAAAGATGATTCTAAGAGAACACATTCTGGTTGTCCCTGGAATGTGGCTTACTGTCTTCCATCCCAGCTTTTGACATAGAACACTCTTTCCCCCGTTCTTTACCTAATTGACCCTTATTCCTCAGATCCCAAATAAGTGCACATTTCCTTAAGGAAGTCTTTCCTGACTTCCTGTTTTTCTGTTGTACGCTTGTACAGCACCTTACTCTTCCTTTTAGCAGTTATCACaactatattttacatgtatctCTGTGAATATTTGTCTCCCACATTAGGCTGTATGTTACTTGAGGGTAGGCATAATGTTTCTTTTTACCCTACCTTTACATCTCCAGCCCATGGTGCATATAGGAATCAGAGAAAAaaggatagatggatagatattaaataagaaaggtaaaaattactttttggggccgggcgcggtggctcacgcttgtaatcccagcactttgggaggccgaggcgggcggatcacgaggtcaggagctcgagaccacagtgaaaccccgtctctactaaaaaatacaaaaaaattagccgggcgtggtggcgggcgactgtagtcccagctactcggagaggctgaggcaggagaatggcgtgaacccgggaggcggagcttgcagtgagccgagattgcgccactgcactccagcctgggcgacagagcgagactccgtcaaaaaaaaaaaaaaaaaaattccttttgggTTGTCATTTAGTAAAGGGCTGTTTATGTGGTTTATTGATTAAAACTGTAGGGGTTTTTAAtgtattaacatcttacataaatTCTGTGGATCACAGTTGTGGCAAATGGGATAtctcagagttttgttttttacttttattcatgGTGTCTGccacaagtttttaaaatttatgtaactCTGTATTTCCCCATTGTTTTATATCTGTTCATTTTATACATGTTCTTCCATCCTAAAACTAGGAAACATTTTCTGATTATATTCTACTTTCATCTATCTCCTCATCTAAACATAATAAATTAATCTAGAATTTACTTCAATAAATGTAACTTATTTTCTCAAATAGTTAATTTGGATTAAAGATGACCACAAGATCTGTGTCATTGTCTCCATCATGATGTAGACtttgccaaggcaggaggatttcttgaagccaggaattcaagaccagactgggcaccatggcaagactccatctctacaaaaaataagctgggcatggtggtgcatacctgtaattgTAGCTgcttggaggattgcttgagttcaggagttggaggctgcagtgagctatgattgtatcactgcatcccatcctgggcaacagagcaagaccctgtctctaaaataaataaataaataacaaaataaaaaagagtgaggaaGTTATATGAAAAATGAGTTGTACAAACATGAGTAACAAAGAtttaattagggaaatgcaattgGAAATTCTGCTATTACATAAATACTACTAGAACACTGTTTTTGGTTATCTGTTGCTTTTAACAGATTacccaaaacttagtgacttaaaagagcaatcattttattctcaaattttGTGAGTTGACTGAGGAGTTCTTATGTTCCATATGATGTTAGCTGGGAATGCAGCGTTCCAGGGCTCAAATGGGATGGAATGTCCAAGATGGCACATCACATGGGTGGAAGTTAATGCTGGCTGTTTCTCGGAACTTAACTGTTCTTATGGGCCAGAGCACCTACATGTGGCCTGTCTTTGAGGCTTGGGCTTCTCACAGCAAGGTGGCTGGGTTCTAAGAGGCAACATCCTGAGAGAAATCAGAAGCTGTCACCTTAAAGGCTAGGTCCAGAAGTGGCATAgtatcacttctgccacattctgttgGCCTAGCAATCATTGGATCTGCCCAGATTGAAGGAGAAGCAGAATAAACTCTACTTCAGGATGGGGAGTGTGGCAAAGGATGTGCAGCCATTTTGATCTACTGTAATCTGTCCTCTGGCTATAAAATATTTGTGTTCTTCCCCcttgcaaaatatatttactctCTTCTAAGACCCCCAGAGTCTCACCTACTATGGCATCAAAGTTGAAGTCTAGGATCTCATCTAAATTAGGTCCAGGTTTGGAAGACATTTCTCTCTCTGAAGACTTGTGAATTAAAGGAACAAGCTATCTGCTCCCACACACCCAGTGTACACTGGTGAGGCAGAGAcaggaaattttataaaataatagaaccAAAGCACAGATTTGATATGGGAGATGAAGGACAATGGTTATTCAGTTTTTTTATGGACTCCagtataaatattagaaaagcaATGACTCAAAAATGAAGACTTTGAGGTTTTTTCAACATGGAAGATTACTTCAGTCTCTCATTTGTTAAGCTACAGGACTATGATAGTCAAGTGGAGATGTCCTAGAGAGTGATGAAAACAAGGAAGAGTAATGTATGTGAGTGCAAAGCTGACATGATTTGGTCACCAATAAATGTTGCAGAATAAAATTATTAGGCATACTTGAAGTTACAAGAAAAAAGTcagtgaaatttaatttttaaaaattgctagaaTATAGAGTACACAGAGTATATAGAAGCTAAGTGAGAGGAATTTTGAGAAAGGAAGTAgaacataaataaaacagaaatgaggaCAGGTGAAAGGAAGGGACCCAATCTTAATTAGAACAGTAAAGTTTTGAGTTCTAGGAAGTACAGTAGAAAAGTATCAAAGTGCTAATGTTGGAATCGGGAGTTATTTTGAGCCCAGAAAAAGGACTTCTGCGACCttatattaaaattctttttgcctttgttaTATGTAGGGAGTAATTGAGTGGGCACTATGATTGCAAGTTTGCTTTTAGCTGGTTAAGGTTTGGTgcctgggaatacagacatgttcttaaaattattaaattggcATTTTATAGAAAGGAATGTTTATTGGTAAACAGCTTGGGATAAACAAGATGCTAGAAGAAGGAATATTAGGCAGAGCCTTCATACACTAGTTATGAACCAGCGATAACTTGAATTATGATATGATATGCCACCCCCCATCCTTGTTCATGTAATGATATTTTACTCGAGCCCTATATCTTTTTTTAGTATTCCAGAATAGCTGTCCTATTTTATTTACTAacctgcttttaacatttttgtaccatttatttcttttataagtatttttttctaaccttGCCTCACATTTCTATTCTGTATTTAAGACTTGTGATATATGCATATACCTTATACCGTTCAGCCTCCATTTCCTAATGAAGCAGTTTCCATTCTAGTTCAtggcattttttatttctctttagacATGAAGAGTATTTCTGGAGAAGAATCATCCCATGGAGTGATTATGACAAGGCTTACCGAAAGTGGACACCCTTCTTCAGATGTCTGGAAAGGTGAGAATTGGTTATATAGGAACCAGAAAAAATGGGACATAAATTTTCCACAAGAGGCTTTCATTCCTGAGACAATTTACACTGAGGAGGAAGATTTTGCATGTAGTGAAAATAAGGAAACCTTTGATATTAATTCAGTTAGCTCAGTTTGTGCTATACAACAGGGAATTCCTTCAAGAACGGGGTCTCCAAAATGTGGTAAGTTTAAAACTCACTTCAAATTTAATTTAGACTCAGTAGGTAAGCAACATTCAGAATATGAATATGGGAATGACTTGAGTTTCAGTACAGATATTCAACACCAAAAAAGTCATACTACAATGAATTCCTATGAATGTTAtcaatgtgggaaagccttctgCCGAAGTTCATCCCTTATTCGACATCAGATCattcacacaggagagaaaccctataaatgcagtgaatgtgggagaTTCTTCAACCGACGTACAAACCTTACTAAGCATCAAAAACTTCATGCTGAAGTAAAGGCCTGCACAAGCAATAAATGTGGAAAGGCCTTCAGTAAAAGTGAAGACAGTAATAATCCAACACTCCATTTTGGAAACAATTTCTATGAATGTGTTAACTGTGGAAAATCCTTCAACCGGAGCTCCTCTCTTATTCGACACCAAATGATTCATACGGGAGAGAAACCATTCAAATGTAAGGAATGTAATAAAGCCTTCAACAGGAGTTCAACCCTTGTTAAGCATCAAAAACTGCATACTCGAGATAAgtcctgaaaaaagaaaacatattaccTTCAGTCAGAATGCAGAACTCATTCAACATCATGAATTTATGCTGGATAAAATCTCATGAATGTAATGTAAGAAAACATTTGTCAGATTATTCTTTAAATGATATCACAGAATTAATATTGGATAGAAATATTATTGGATAGAAATCTATTTGAAGGAAGTTTCCTGGTTTTCAGATGAAGCCATAAGGCTTTGGAGTTAAACACTATCACCATACAAGTGTTTGTGTATCATTATTTTGATATCCATTACCCTCACCTATCCCTAGTTCATAAATAGGTCTATAGCATACTAATATCCACCTGATTTATTGATGAAGTAGACATCAGGCAAAGCCAAACAATACTCTTGGAGTTGATATTTAATAAAACTCAGCCCTTTTAAGAAGGTGACAAGAAATCAGGAGCTCATGTGAATATAAGAGAATACTTCTAAGGACAGAAATCTCTGAATCAATGGCTAAGACAACAGTAACAGCCATTTACTCCACTCCTGACAATACCCTTTGCTGTCTTGCTGCTGAACGGAGACTGGAGTTGGGAGAGGGTTATCAACTGCAATGGGAGAAGTATGTATTGCTGTTAATCTATACGTATTCTTAAAATCTGCATTTGTTTAAAGTACAGCAGGTCCTTGAAaaacgtttttgttttgttataatgTTATAATTGTTATGATATTGATGAGAAAAATATCGATTCCCAGCCAGGGACACTGTGTGGAGTTTACACACTCTCCCCATGTCTCCAGGTGCTCCAGTTTCAAACCCCAAAGATGTATACATTAGGTTAACTGACATATCTAAATTATCTCAGTCTGAGTTTGTGAGGGAGTGTGCCCTGCAGTGGAATGGCTCCTAATCAGGGTTGGTTCCCACCGTTGCCCTGAGCTGCTAGGATACGCTCTGTCCACCCATGGCCCTGTACTGGAATAAtggggtaaataattatcttgtttttattaatcctTCTTAACTGTGTATATAGCTCAGATTTATTTTAATGTCTGATATTGGAAGCATTTGGGGTCTTTAGAAGTTCGATGATGTTATGACCAGACATTTGCcgtaggaacttaactcttgtttgtATCCATTAgtctatggtaaaattggttttgttatacatcatttcacttaaagttGCAGTTCCAAAGAACCTATTGATGTTCAGTGCAGACTTACTGTACCTTTGGGAACTTAGGCTGGAGAGACATCCATAGCCTTAGGTATATCATTTATACCAGACATTATGAAGTTATTAAAGTCTCCTAATACTCTGTATACCAGAACTGTGTCTTCTGTAAACTGCCTCAGGATCCCATCTGGTACTTGAGCCAAGAAGTATGACTTAATCTGCCCCAAAAAATTCACACTGGAGACATTCCCAATTAATGATGATGGTAGCTTTTTGTGAAAGTTCATACCTTATTCAAAGGCAGAAAATGTATACTGGAGTGAACTCCTATGATTAAATAATGTCAAAATCTATGTTTGTTTATCCTTTGTATTGCAACACAAGTTTTATTAGGACAAAGCCCTACATAAGTAATTGATATAGAAATTCATATAAAGAAGAGGTAACTTGTAGAGAAGCctaaaacaagagaaaagcactCTGAATGTAAAAAATTCTCGAGGTATAGTTCATTCATCAAAGTACTTACATTAAATACAATGGattctgactttttaatttcAGGTATTCCAAGTCCaatatttcagtttttgaaaataaGCTGTGATTTTCTTTTGGACGGTTGAAAGATAGAAGTactattttcattctttatctcttctttgaACAACTAGCTATTTGAGCCTaagtaaaatacttatttttttctcctaaatctccaagctttctttaaaaagtgtttacTACATTCACTAAGTTTAACATAACATAGTTTCAAATGATAATTTTTGGAGTGCATTTAAAGCTCTTGCAGAACATTTATAGCCAATTAACATCTTCTTGCAGCCTTGTTCCACAAGCCTACTATTTATTTAGCACATTATATTagcgttctctagagggacagaaccaataggatagatgtatatataaaggggagtttattaaggagtattgattTACACTGTCACAaagtgaggtcccacaataggctgtctgcaagctgaggagcaaggaagccaagtcccaaaacctcaaaaatagggaagctgacagtgcagccttcagtctgtggttgaaggtccaagagtcccaaagctgaagaacttggagtctgatgttcgagggtaggaagcatccagaactggagaaagatgtaggccggCAGACTAAGCCATTCTAGTCATTCCAATTTCTCTTGCcttttattctggccacactggcagctgattagattgtgtccacccagattgagggtcggtctgcctttcccagtctactgactcaaatgttaatctcctttggcaacaccctcacagacacactcgggaacaatactttgcatccttcaatccaatcaagttggcactcaATATTAATCATCACATATTTGAGTTTTACTATATACCATCAAAGGTAGATACCTAAGCTGAAACATGAGGAGTGTAGATTAGCCAGATTGTGTCTGGCAAGTGTGGAAATGTTAGGAGAGATGATAAACGAAAAACAAGGGGCACAAAGCTATAAAGGGATGAGGGCATGGCATGTTCAGGAAACAGGTTCATCTACTAGAATACAGCATTGGGAAAGAATGGAGCTTTCATTTCACATAGTGGTAAAGCTACAGAGAGACTCAAGGGGCACATCATGAGAGGTCTTGTAAGCCACTTTAGAAGTTTGAGCTTCAGCCTAAAGGTAATAGTGAGATAAAATTGTTATTACCTCCATGTTTAGTACTCTGAAAATGCTAATTGAAGTAACAAGATGAAACTTGAGAAAATTATTTGCTGCTGATATGGTTGACCATCATGACAACCTAATAAAATTCGTTGAAAAACTGTtagatttaataaatgaatttagataAGGTAAATATACCAACTTTGCTCAAAAATAATCTTGAATAAGTGGAAAGCTGTGTCTGGATGGGAAGACTACTATAGAGATTTTGAGTCTCCACACATTAAACTACAAATGAAAAATTCTAATCAGATATTCAATGGGGAGGATTTATTTCACAAAGTGATTATAAAGTTTACTTTGTAGAAGTAAGAAAATAGCTGtgaccatttttttaaaagcaaggtaATGAAAACATTACTAATAACATAGTGTGATACTAGTCTATTGACATGTGTGAGACAATTGTTTATAACTAGACCTAGGTGTTTATAAGAATTTAGCATATCATAAATTGTCACTTCAAATTAGAGTGGAAACAATTCAGTATTTACACATATATCATATAcaggtgtatacatatatgaatatatatgatatatgttgatacattttttgaaaatttgaccATGCTGTGGAAAACTGGTCTAAAAAGTTAAATGCCAATCTCAACCAATAAACAAGGGAAATGTTCTATTTTCACTATTACTAAAAAACTTAAAGATCACATATTGGGCTGATAGACAACATATAAAAGGAATAATAACACTCAGTTTTAGTGGGACTCTCAAGAAACGTAACTCACATGCCACTGTGGGAATGCAAATAATTACtaactttctggagggccaacTTGACGATATATATTGAGAGCATTTAAAAAGTCAAGTTACAGGAGGGAACAGCACAAGTTAGGATTCAAAAAATCACAAGACCGCATGAGCTCCAGAGAGTGACAAAGAATGCACAGTCTGCACAAAGGAAGAGCAATGGGAGTTGAAGAAAAGACCAGCATCTAGCCtacaaagagaggaagaaagga from Nomascus leucogenys isolate Asia chromosome 15, Asia_NLE_v1, whole genome shotgun sequence encodes the following:
- the ZNF215 gene encoding zinc finger protein 215 isoform X1 codes for the protein MQPLSKLMAISKPQNLSLHEQREVLRAHMSWQQETIPVMETHDSEASRQKFRHFQYLKVSGPHEALSQLWELCLQWLRPEIHTKKQIIELLVLEQFLAILPEEVRTWVNLQHPNNSKDTVTLIEDVIEMLEDEDMPCKDSAPQMGSIKEKMKAGSRTGKPQEPVTFKDVVVEFSKEEWGQLDSAVKNLYRSVMLENFRNLNSLRKAHLLSKPFESLKLESKKKRWIMEKEIPRKIIFDMKSISGEESSHGVIMTRLTESGHPSSDVWKGENWLYRNQKKWDINFPQEAFIPETIYTEEEDFACSENKETFDINSVSSVCAIQQGIPSRTGSPKCGKFKTHFKFNLDSVGKQHSEYEYGNDLSFSTDIQHQKSHTTMNSYECYQCGKAFCRSSSLIRHQIIHTGEKPYKCSECGRFFNRRTNLTKHQKLHAEVKACTSNKCGKAFSKSEDSNNPTLHFGNNFYECVNCGKSFNRSSSLIRHQMIHTGEKPFKCKECNKAFNRSSTLVKHQKLHTRDKS
- the ZNF215 gene encoding zinc finger protein 215 isoform X2, with amino-acid sequence MEKEIPRKIIFDMKSISGEESSHGVIMTRLTESGHPSSDVWKGENWLYRNQKKWDINFPQEAFIPETIYTEEEDFACSENKETFDINSVSSVCAIQQGIPSRTGSPKCGKFKTHFKFNLDSVGKQHSEYEYGNDLSFSTDIQHQKSHTTMNSYECYQCGKAFCRSSSLIRHQIIHTGEKPYKCSECGRFFNRRTNLTKHQKLHAEVKACTSNKCGKAFSKSEDSNNPTLHFGNNFYECVNCGKSFNRSSSLIRHQMIHTGEKPFKCKECNKAFNRSSTLVKHQKLHTRDKS